The genomic region GACTCAGCGCGAAGCGGTCGCGCACGGTCGGCACGTGCACGCCCCACGAGGCGTACATCATGCCGGCGACGAAGAACAGCGCCATGGTGGCTGCGCGGGCGCGGTGGCGTGCCGCCGGGGACAGGGCGCGGTGGGCGGCGGGCTGCGGGGGAAGGCGGGAGGACGGATCGGACACGGTGAGCTCGGCGAGGCGCGTCGCCGGCGTTCGGAATCACGCCGGTCGCGCGCCAGGAGGGTTATCGTTGGCGGTCGCGCGCCTCATGCGGACGATGCGCGACAATGTGCAGCAGCAACCGATTCTAACGGAGCGTCGCGCCGCTCGCCCGCGGGCCGGCGCGCGATCGCGGCGACGCCGCGCAGGAGAATGCCTTGAAGCTGTCCGTCTCGCTACCGATCCACCTGCTGCATCGCGGGCAGACCGGCACGCTTGCGACCCATGCGCGCGAGCCGGCCGGCTTCCCGTATCCGACCATCGTGCCCTACGCCACCGATGCGCGGCATCGGCCGGTGGTGCTGGTCAGCGCGCTGGCCGAGCACACCCGCAATCTGGCCGCCGACCCGCGCGCCGGCTTTCTGGTGGCCGACCCGGAACCGGCCGTCGTGCCCGCCGCGAGCGCGGTGCTCGAGGCCGAACGTGTCACGCTCGTCGGCCGTTTCGTGCGAAGCGACGACGATCCGCATCTCGCCGCGCGTTATCAGCGATATCACCGCGATGCGGCGCGCTATCTCGGGCTCGGTGATTTCGCGTTCTGGGTGCTCGAATGCGAGCGGCTGCGCTTCATCGGCGGCTTCGGTCGAATGGGCTGGCTCGACGGCGCCGAACTGGACGCACTGCCGCCGCTCTCGTTCGACCAGGAGCAGGCATTATGGGCGCGGTACCCGGCTGATGAGCGCGCGCGGGAATTGATCGGCGTCGACCGGCATGGCGCCGATTGGCGGATTGACGGACGGCTGCGACGTACCGCTTTTGCCAATCCGGCGACCGATTTCCACGCACTCATCGACGCCGTCGAGATCGCGGCGACCACTATTGATTCGCCGTGATCGACAATGCCGAAGCCGCAGAATATCGGCGTATCAGGTAAATGCACAATTTTGGTGCGTTGATTTCCCACCGCTTCTCGACAAAACCTTTCTCGGCATGAGAGCTTCCGACTGCATCGTTGTCGACGGTTGCGCAGTCTGAAAGCATGAATATATGAACGAACTCTGCCTAATCGATTGTCTCAATCATTTAAGTGGCAATTGAATTGATCATCGGCCCTCCGACTCGTTCGAGATTAATTACAATCAAGCACATTTATTTGTGATGCTGGTGATTCCATCGTTTGTTTTTTGTGCTAATCTCTGCCTCCATAATCATCCGAGGCATCGTTACTTGAAAATGGGTGAGCCGGCACAGACCGGTCCTGTTTAGTCAGAGAAAAGGGAATATATGTCTTCTTACAAGGACCTTCTCGCGCAGCGAGAAAAGCTGGAGAAGCAAATCGAGGAAGCCAAGGCGAAGGAATACGCCGATGTGCTCAACGACGTCAAACAGAAGATTTCGGATTACGGCTTTTCGCTGGCCGAACTCGGTCTGAGCCGCGCCAAGACAGCCAAGGCTGGCCGGGCGCGGGCCGGTGTCGCTGCGAAGTATCGCGATCCGGAATCGGGCGCGACCTGGTCGGGTCGCGGGAAGCCGCCGCGTTGGATCGCCGGCAAGAATCGCGATCAATTCGCGATCTGATTTCCGGCGGCGGGGATAACCCGTCCCGCGGAAAGAAAGGTCACGCATCTCGTCGGCGAGATGCGTGGCCTTTTTGCTTTCTGCGGTGGCGGCGAAACACGGGCGCCGCGATCGGGCGGCGCGGCGTGATCCGATCCGAGCGGCCCGGCCCCGCGGCCGAGCCGGTTTGAGAAGCAATTGATTTGCCGCGCGTTTCGTCGAATCGTGCGGCGGGTGTGACGGCGCGCTTGATAGAATCGCCGAATTGCGGCCCCCAACAAGTCCCTCATGTCCACATTCTCCGCCGACAATCTCGACGCCGAAAAGCATGCGGTGGCCCGCAAGACCACCTGGGTCAGTATTGCAGTCAATGTCGCGCTTACCATATTACAAATTGCTGTCGGTTTGATTGCTCATTCCCAGGCATTGATTGCGGATGGCGTACATTCCTTATCCGACCTGATATCGGATTTCGTGGTGCTGCTGGCCAATCGGCATAGTGGCGCGAAGCCGGAT from Burkholderia glumae LMG 2196 = ATCC 33617 harbors:
- a CDS encoding HugZ family protein, giving the protein MKLSVSLPIHLLHRGQTGTLATHAREPAGFPYPTIVPYATDARHRPVVLVSALAEHTRNLAADPRAGFLVADPEPAVVPAASAVLEAERVTLVGRFVRSDDDPHLAARYQRYHRDAARYLGLGDFAFWVLECERLRFIGGFGRMGWLDGAELDALPPLSFDQEQALWARYPADERARELIGVDRHGADWRIDGRLRRTAFANPATDFHALIDAVEIAATTIDSP
- a CDS encoding H-NS histone family protein, with protein sequence MSSYKDLLAQREKLEKQIEEAKAKEYADVLNDVKQKISDYGFSLAELGLSRAKTAKAGRARAGVAAKYRDPESGATWSGRGKPPRWIAGKNRDQFAI